In a single window of the Dromaius novaehollandiae isolate bDroNov1 chromosome 17, bDroNov1.hap1, whole genome shotgun sequence genome:
- the LOC135323521 gene encoding solute carrier family 2, facilitated glucose transporter member 11-like isoform X2: MAGFLSDLVQYRKLLPMILVLGIGGTHLSGFQMSVMDYASPYIQKFINETWLERYGSVLHQETLTLLWSFIVSMYCIGGMIGCLCSGYLTAKYGKKKCLLFNDLVLIVATLHTGFSRRAKSFEMILIGRFLEGICAGIHMNAHVQYAGEISPKKLRGFVNVTSSVFLALGKTVARILGLRDLLGTEDLWNVLLSFSGLVALIQLLFLPFFPESPPYLLLQKGDKNGCLKAMKQLWGEGNYHTEFEDLLKERAATKGTKIMNVLEVLKEPSLRQQLGIMLLLLLSLQLCGLSAITFYTSEIFRTANVQESIIPYVSLGVAISELFAIIFCSSIIDRFGRRILLWGGYLLMALILVFFETSLLLSDQFFWMRYCSVILIFLFIIAYGTGPAGAFSSVINEIFTLSARSSAFAIGGLIIWLGLTFTGMIFPFAVVYGSWSFLLPHLYCCPDHFIDSHISVPPRNKRKVNHRNHRRIQNTPI, translated from the exons ATGGCTGGTTTCCTCTCAGACCTG GTTCAATACCGGAAGCTATTACCAATGATTTTGGTGCTAGGAATTGGTGGAACCCACCTATCTGGTTTTCAAATGTCTGTGATGGATTATGCTTCCCCG TACATTCAGAAATTTATCAATGAAACCTGGCTGGAGAGATATGGTTCTGTGCTGCATCAGGAGACACTCACATTACTATGGTCCTTCATTGTGTCTATGTACTGTATAGGTGGAATGATAGGGTGTCTGTGTAGTGGGTACCTGACTGCAAAATATGGAAA GAAAAAATGTCTGCTGTTCAATGATCTGGTCCTCATAGTAGCCACACTGCACACTGGTTTCAGCAGGAGAGCCAAATCTTTTGAGATGATCCTGATTGGGCGCTTCCTCGAGGGCATCTGTGCTG GAATACATATGAATGCACATGTGCAGTATGCAGGAGAGATCTCACCTAAGAAGTTGCGTGGATTTGTAAACGTGACCTCCTCTGTGTTTCTTGCCCTAGGAAAAACTGTAGCAAGAATTCTTGGATTGCG AGATCTTTTAGGAACTGAAGACTTGTGGAACGTGCTATTGTCCTTCTCTGGGTTGGTGGCATTGATTCAGCTGCTCTTTTTACCATTCTTTCCTGAGTCCCCTCCCTATCTTCTGCTGCAAAAAGGAGACAAGAACGGTTGCTTGAAAG CCATGAAGCAACTCTGGGGAGAAGGGAATTATCACACAGAGTTTGAGGACCTGCTGAAGGAAAGAGCTGCAACAAAAGGCACCAAAATCATGAATGTCCTAGAGGTGCTGAAAGAACCATCCTTGCGTCAGCAGCTGGGCATCATGCTCCTCCTTTTACTGAGTCTACAGCTTTGTGGCTTGAGTGCA atcacCTTTTACACCTCCGAAATTTTTCGGACAGCCAACGTTCAGGAAAGCATAATCCCATATGTATCTCTAGGAGTTGCGATCTCCGAGCTCTTCGCTATCATCTTCTGT AGCTCCATTATAGATCGTTTTGGACGGCGGATTCTCCTTTGGGGTGGTTATTTGCTGATGGCACTGATATTGGTGTTCTTTGAAACAAGTCTTCTACTGAGT GATCAGTTCTTTTGGATGCGTTACTGCAGTGTTATTCTCATCTTCTTATTCATCATTGCCTATGGAACGGGACCAG CTGGAGCCTTCTCATCCGTCATCAATGAAATCTTCACCCTCTCAGCAAGGTCCTCTGCTTTTGCAATTGGTGGGCTCATCATATGGCTAGGACTCACTTTCACTGGAATGATTTTCCCCTTCGCTGTCGTAT ATGGCTCTTGGTCCTTTCTGCTTCCTCATCTTTATTGCTGTCCTGATCATTTCATCGATTCTCATATATCTGTTCCTCccagaaacaaaaggaaagtcAATCACAGAAATCACAGAAGAATTCAAAACACGCCAATTTAA
- the LOC135323521 gene encoding solute carrier family 2, facilitated glucose transporter member 11-like isoform X1, whose protein sequence is MAGFLSDLVQYRKLLPMILVLGIGGTHLSGFQMSVMDYASPYIQKFINETWLERYGSVLHQETLTLLWSFIVSMYCIGGMIGCLCSGYLTAKYGKKKCLLFNDLVLIVATLHTGFSRRAKSFEMILIGRFLEGICAGIHMNAHVQYAGEISPKKLRGFVNVTSSVFLALGKTVARILGLRDLLGTEDLWNVLLSFSGLVALIQLLFLPFFPESPPYLLLQKGDKNGCLKAMKQLWGEGNYHTEFEDLLKERAATKGTKIMNVLEVLKEPSLRQQLGIMLLLLLSLQLCGLSAITFYTSEIFRTANVQESIIPYVSLGVAISELFAIIFCSSIIDRFGRRILLWGGYLLMALILVFFETSLLLSDQFFWMRYCSVILIFLFIIAYGTGPAGAFSSVINEIFTLSARSSAFAIGGLIIWLGLTFTGMIFPFAVMALGPFCFLIFIAVLIISSILIYLFLPETKGKSITEITEEFKTRQFKKKHHQTVEKNASEQNTLCTKL, encoded by the exons ATGGCTGGTTTCCTCTCAGACCTG GTTCAATACCGGAAGCTATTACCAATGATTTTGGTGCTAGGAATTGGTGGAACCCACCTATCTGGTTTTCAAATGTCTGTGATGGATTATGCTTCCCCG TACATTCAGAAATTTATCAATGAAACCTGGCTGGAGAGATATGGTTCTGTGCTGCATCAGGAGACACTCACATTACTATGGTCCTTCATTGTGTCTATGTACTGTATAGGTGGAATGATAGGGTGTCTGTGTAGTGGGTACCTGACTGCAAAATATGGAAA GAAAAAATGTCTGCTGTTCAATGATCTGGTCCTCATAGTAGCCACACTGCACACTGGTTTCAGCAGGAGAGCCAAATCTTTTGAGATGATCCTGATTGGGCGCTTCCTCGAGGGCATCTGTGCTG GAATACATATGAATGCACATGTGCAGTATGCAGGAGAGATCTCACCTAAGAAGTTGCGTGGATTTGTAAACGTGACCTCCTCTGTGTTTCTTGCCCTAGGAAAAACTGTAGCAAGAATTCTTGGATTGCG AGATCTTTTAGGAACTGAAGACTTGTGGAACGTGCTATTGTCCTTCTCTGGGTTGGTGGCATTGATTCAGCTGCTCTTTTTACCATTCTTTCCTGAGTCCCCTCCCTATCTTCTGCTGCAAAAAGGAGACAAGAACGGTTGCTTGAAAG CCATGAAGCAACTCTGGGGAGAAGGGAATTATCACACAGAGTTTGAGGACCTGCTGAAGGAAAGAGCTGCAACAAAAGGCACCAAAATCATGAATGTCCTAGAGGTGCTGAAAGAACCATCCTTGCGTCAGCAGCTGGGCATCATGCTCCTCCTTTTACTGAGTCTACAGCTTTGTGGCTTGAGTGCA atcacCTTTTACACCTCCGAAATTTTTCGGACAGCCAACGTTCAGGAAAGCATAATCCCATATGTATCTCTAGGAGTTGCGATCTCCGAGCTCTTCGCTATCATCTTCTGT AGCTCCATTATAGATCGTTTTGGACGGCGGATTCTCCTTTGGGGTGGTTATTTGCTGATGGCACTGATATTGGTGTTCTTTGAAACAAGTCTTCTACTGAGT GATCAGTTCTTTTGGATGCGTTACTGCAGTGTTATTCTCATCTTCTTATTCATCATTGCCTATGGAACGGGACCAG CTGGAGCCTTCTCATCCGTCATCAATGAAATCTTCACCCTCTCAGCAAGGTCCTCTGCTTTTGCAATTGGTGGGCTCATCATATGGCTAGGACTCACTTTCACTGGAATGATTTTCCCCTTCGCTGTC ATGGCTCTTGGTCCTTTCTGCTTCCTCATCTTTATTGCTGTCCTGATCATTTCATCGATTCTCATATATCTGTTCCTCccagaaacaaaaggaaagtcAATCACAGAAATCACAGAAGAATTCAAAACACGCCAATTTAAGAAGAAACATCATCAGACTGTGGAGAAGAATGCTAGTGAGCAAAATACATTATGCACTAAGCTCTGA